From a region of the Chrysemys picta bellii isolate R12L10 chromosome 7, ASM1138683v2, whole genome shotgun sequence genome:
- the LOC101935791 gene encoding histone H1.10, producing the protein MSVELEEADLPLTEAEEAPLAPEKKGGAKKAKGGGSSLSPSKKKKNNKKKNQPGKYSQLVVETIRKLGERNGSSLAKIYNEAKKVSWFDQQNGRTYLKYSIKALVQNDTLLQVKGTGANGSFKLNRKKLEGGSEGSAGSSAPKSHKKAAASTSRRADKKPASKSKKPEKKSHKKGASSAAARKDKGKAKKATKKAASPGGKKVKKSAKPKALKSRKA; encoded by the coding sequence ATGTCGGTGGAGTTGGAAGAAGCCGACCTGCCTTTGACTGAAGCGGAGGAAGCGCCCCTAGCCCCGGAGAAGAAAGGTGGCGCCAAAAAAGCTAAGGGCGGGGGCTCGTCCCTGTCTCCctccaaaaagaagaaaaacaacaagaagaagaACCAGCCGGGCAAGTACAGCCAGCTGGTGGTGGAGACGATCCGGAAGCTGGGCGAGCGCAACGGCTCCTCGCTAGCCAAGATCTACAATGAGGCCAAGAAGGTGTCGTGGTTCGACCAGCAGAACGGGCGGACCTACCTGAAATACTCCATCAAGGCGCTGGTGCAGAACGACACCCTGCTCCAGGTCAAGGGCACCGGCGCCAACGGCTCCTTCAAGCTCAACAGGAAGAAGCTGGAAGGGGGCAGCGAGGGGAGCGCTGGCAGCAGCGCCCCGAAGTCCCACAAGAAGGCTGCAGCCTCCACCTCCCGGAGGGCGGACAAGAAACCGGCCTCCAAGAGCAAGAAGCCCGAGaagaaatctcacaagaaaggCGCCAGCAGCGCAGCCGCCAGGAAAGACAAGGGCAAAGCCAAGAAGGCTACCAAGAAAGCCGCCTCCCCGGGGGGCAAAAAGGTCAAGAAGTCTGCAAAGCCCAAGGCGCTGAAGAGCAGGAAGgcatga
- the LOC101935518 gene encoding histone H2A type 2-B, translating to MSGRGKSGGKARAKAKSRSSRAGLQFPVGRVHRLLRKGNYAERVGAGAPVYLAAVLEYLSAEILELAGNAARDNKKTRIIPRHLQLAIRNDEELNKLLGGVTIAQGGVLPNIQAVLLPKKTQSSKK from the coding sequence ATGTCCGGCCGAGGGAAATCCGGCGGCAAAGCGCGAGCCAAAGCCAAGTCTCGCTCCTCCCGGGCCGGCCTGCAGTTCCCGGTGGGCCGCGTGCACCGGCTCCTACGGAAGGGCAACTACGCGGAGCGGGTCGGGGCCGGGGCACCCGTCTACCTGGCCGCCGTGCTCGAGTACCTGTCGGCGGAAATCCTGGAGCTGGCCGGTAACGCCGCTCGGGACAACAAGAAGACGCGGATCATCCCCCGGCACCTGCAGCTCGCCATCCGCAACGACGAGGAGCTCAACAAGCTGCTGGGCGGGGTGACCATCGCCCAGGGCGGCGTCTTGCCCAACATCCAGGCCGTGCTGCTGCCCAAGAAAACCCAGAGCTCCAAGAAATGA
- the HMCES gene encoding abasic site processing protein HMCES — translation MCGRTACALGADRIRRACMYRDNHGRTRQPEWRDADKYSPSYNKSPQSNSPVLVSRRHFEKDADSSERVIAAMRWGLVPAWFREADPSKMQYKTSNCRSDTMMEKLSYKGPLIKGRRCVVLADGFYEWQQHNGKKQPYFIYFPQPKQEMADGKDDDEEWKGWRLLTMAGIFDCWEPPDGGDALYTYTIITVDASKGLSDIHNRMPAILDGDEAIRKWLDFTEVSTQEALRLIHSTENIAFHPVSTIVNNSRNNTPECLVPIGLGPKTETKVSTSSKMMLDWVKNKSPKKEEDDLPRWSSQFIQITAPKRTSAGLMHQWLKKEEGDPCAKKPKTQ, via the exons ATGTGTGGGCGCACGGCCTGCGCTCTGGGAGCAGATCGCATCCGCCGGGCCTGTATGTACCGTGATAACCATGGTAGAACAAGACAACCTGAATGGAGAGATGCTGATAAATACAGCCCCTCCTACAACAAGAGTCCCCAGTCCAACAGCCCTGTGCTGGTTTCCCGACGACACTTCGAGAAG GATGCTGACTCTTCTGAGCGTGTCATCGCTGCTATGCGCTGGGGGCTGGTCCCAGCCTGGTTTAGAGAAGCTGACCCTTCCAAAATGCAGTATAAAACATCCAACTGTCGCAGCGATACCATGATGGAGAAACTCTCCTACAAG GGACCTCTGATAAAGGGCAGGCGCTGTGTAGTGCTGGCAGATGGATTCTATGAATGGCAGCAGCACAATGGAAAGAAGCAGCCCTATTTCATTTACTTCCCACAGCCCAAGCAAGAAATG GCAGATGggaaagatgatgatgaagagtgGAAAGGCTGGAggttactcaccatggctgggatTTTTGATTGCTGGGAGCCCCCTGATGGAGGGGATGCATTGTACACCTACACCATCATCACAGTAGATGCTTCTAAAGGCTTAAGTGATATCCATAACAG GATGCCAGCTATCCTGGATGGGGATGAGGCCATCAGGAAATGGTTGGACTTTACAGAGGTATCAACACAGGAAGCCCTTAGGCTCATCCACTCCACAGAGAACATTGCTTTCCACCCGGTTTCCACTATAGTAAACAACTCCAGAAACAATACACCAGAATGCCTCGTTCCCATTGGGTTGGGACCAAAGACG GAAACCAAAGTCAGCACTAGCAGCAAAATGATGTTGGACTGGGTGAAAAACAAGTCTCCCAAGAAAGAGGAAGATGATTTGCCCAGATGGTCCAGCCAGTTCATCCAAATCACTGCACCCAAGAGAACCAGTGCAGGCTTAATGCACCAGTGGCTGAAGAAGGAAGAAGGGGATCCTTGTGCAAAGAAGCCCAAAACTCAATGA